In Deltaproteobacteria bacterium, the DNA window AGCAGTGATTTTAGTCCGCAGTTTCAGGGGCAAACAAAGAGCAAGCTAAACAATCCAGAAGTGACGCCAATAGTTGAATCAGCTGTGAGAAGTCTTGAGCGTCTGTTAAATGAAAAGCAGACGGTGGCACAGGCTGTAGCAAATCGCGTCATTTTAGCTGCCAGGGCTCGGGTTGCCTCGCGCGCAGCGCAGCAAAGCGTAACGAGAAAAATTGGAGTGAGTCACCGCCTAAATCTTCCCGGTAAGTTGGCTGACTGTAGTGGCACTAGGCAAGATCAGACTGAGCTTTTTATCGTAGAGGGAGATAGTGCCGGTGGCAGTGCTAAGCAGGCGAGAGATAGGCATTTTCAGGCAGTGTTGCCTTTGCGTGGCAAGGTTTTAAACACCATCGCTGCTTCTGGAAAGAATATTTTAGAAAATAAGGAGTTGTCCAATATCATTTCCGCCTTAGGAAGTGGCATTCGCGATAAGTTTAGTAAGGCCAAACTCCGCTATGGTAAGGTAATCATCCTTACCGATGCCGATGCGGATGGAATGCACATTAGCACTTTGTTGTTGGCATTCTTTTTTTCTTATTTTAGGCCGCTGATTGAGTGTGGGGCATTGTATCTTGGACGACCGCCACTTTATGGCATATTCCCAGATAAGAATTCTACGCAGAAGACCGGAAAAGCTTCAGGTGGTAAAAAGAAGAGGGGGGGCTTAGAGAATGCCTATTGGGCATATAGCGATGATGAACTTGAGCAAGTAATAAGGCAACATAAACTATCTTCGCCAAAAATTGTTAGATACAAGGGTTTGGGCGAGATGAATCCTGAAACCCTTTGGGAGACGACTTTAGATCCAGCAACTCGCACGCTGTTAAGGGTAACTACGGCCGATGAGGCTAAAACCTGGGATGCCCTTAATGTGCTAATGGGGAATGACTCGTCAGGCAGGTACGAACTTATTCAAACCTATGCTGCTCAACTCGAACCCATAGTATAGAGCAAAAGCT includes these proteins:
- a CDS encoding type IIA DNA topoisomerase subunit B; the protein is MAQGRYEAADIEVLEGLEPVRKRPGMFIAGTDTPAGLHQLVSEILDNSVDEAMNGYATRIEVCLHADGSSVTISDNGRGIPVEKHPKFNRPTLELILTTLHAGGKFSDKNYATAGGLHGVGTSVVNALSEELIATVRRGGKEYAQRFARGIPQGAIKVTKRDVNTTGTEMFFRPDSQIFSSTQFSPSVVRSLVQTKAYLNPGLKLLFVDEARQSREEFEYDNGLSSYLKELLEARSLEPVGGEAFHIESINGTHVSIALAWTESNKEEFWSYVNGIHTTEGGSHEIGARNGILKAVRNYINVHDLQPKGVKIISEDIREGILCLVSVKLPSSDFSPQFQGQTKSKLNNPEVTPIVESAVRSLERLLNEKQTVAQAVANRVILAARARVASRAAQQSVTRKIGVSHRLNLPGKLADCSGTRQDQTELFIVEGDSAGGSAKQARDRHFQAVLPLRGKVLNTIAASGKNILENKELSNIISALGSGIRDKFSKAKLRYGKVIILTDADADGMHISTLLLAFFFSYFRPLIECGALYLGRPPLYGIFPDKNSTQKTGKASGGKKKRGGLENAYWAYSDDELEQVIRQHKLSSPKIVRYKGLGEMNPETLWETTLDPATRTLLRVTTADEAKTWDALNVLMGNDSSGRYELIQTYAAQLEPIV